From the Bacteroidales bacterium genome, the window GGAGAGGTAACATACGAACAGAGTGGAAATTCTCTTGATATTTCACTATCAAATACAAAGTCATCAGCAGTAGATGTCATTATAGCATTAACTTGTAATAAATAAAAGACATAATGTTATGAAACCGTACAAATTACTTTCCCTCTTTTTCGTTATCATGTTTTTTTTATTAAACAATCTGGCATGTCAAAAAACCAACGATTTGATTATGGAAGAAGAATTCATTTTTAAGGAGGCTCCTTTTGCCAGTTGCCATGCTTCAACCATCGAGTCGACACCTGATGGTTTGGTGGCTGCCTGGTTTGGAGGCACGCAGGAGAAGAACAAGGATGTGGAAATATGGCTCAGCCGGAAAACCAATGGCCAATGGACCGACCCCGTCTCTGTAGCTAATGGAGTTCAGCATGACGATAAACGCTATCCCTGCTGGAATCCCGTTCTTTTTCAATATCCTGAGGGGCCATTAATGCTATTCTATAAAGTGGGACCCAGTCCAAGCGAATGGTGGGGTGTACTTAAAATATCCGATGATTATGGAGAAACCTGGTCGCAGGGTTACAGGCTACCTGAGGATATACTTGGGCCTATAAAAAACAAGCCTGTGCTTATGGATGACGGCAGACTCGTTTGTCCTTCAAGTACAGAAGATAAAGGCTGGAGGGTGCATTTTGAAATCACGGAAGATTATGGCAAGTCATGGAAGCTTGTCGGTCCCATCAACGACGCCAGCCAATATAACGTCATTCAGCCCAGTATATTAAAACACGGAGGAGATACCCTGCAGATTCTCTGCCGGAGCAAGGAAAACCGGGTTATCTCAAGCTGGTCGTATGACGGTGGATATCATTGGACCGATCTGAAACCTACAGAGCTTCCCAATCCCAACTCGGGCACCGATGCAGTCACTCTGAAGAGCGGATTGCAGTTGCTGGTGTACAACCATTCTAAAATTGAGGAAGGAGAGTGGGGCGGTCCAAGAACTCCATTAAATGTAGCCATTTCCAGGGACGGAAAAAGCTGGAAGAATATTCTGACCCTGGAAGATGAGTCCGGAGAATACTCCTATCCTGCCGTTATCCAGGCCTCCGATGGCCGTGTGCACATTACCTATACCTGGAAGAGAAAACGGGTAAAGCATGTGGTTCTCGATGCGGAAGAGATCAATGATTTCATGGAGTAAATTGTGATATGACAGGAGTTATTATGCAGTGTAGAGTCATGCTGGCGTGACTTGAAATTTGATTGGCAGGAAAATTTGGCTTGATCGTCATTCAATTGTCATTAGGTGTCATTGATTGTCATTAGATTGTGGAATCCCGTCTGACCGATTAT encodes:
- a CDS encoding exo-alpha-sialidase — translated: MKPYKLLSLFFVIMFFLLNNLACQKTNDLIMEEEFIFKEAPFASCHASTIESTPDGLVAAWFGGTQEKNKDVEIWLSRKTNGQWTDPVSVANGVQHDDKRYPCWNPVLFQYPEGPLMLFYKVGPSPSEWWGVLKISDDYGETWSQGYRLPEDILGPIKNKPVLMDDGRLVCPSSTEDKGWRVHFEITEDYGKSWKLVGPINDASQYNVIQPSILKHGGDTLQILCRSKENRVISSWSYDGGYHWTDLKPTELPNPNSGTDAVTLKSGLQLLVYNHSKIEEGEWGGPRTPLNVAISRDGKSWKNILTLEDESGEYSYPAVIQASDGRVHITYTWKRKRVKHVVLDAEEINDFME